The genomic window CAATCTGAGGAACTCTGCGAGGGGCCAGAGAGATCCCAGTCAGCTCAATCTTGCGCAGCAGGTTGTTGTCCTTGGTCATGGCTCCTTCTCCCTCATATACCTGGATGCTGTCAGAGCATGGGGTGATGGTTTTGGTATATATGTTGGGGATGGTGGTGTTGCGCTTGATGAGGGCAGTCATGACTCCTCCAGCCGTCTCGATGCCCAGAGACAGCGGGGCCACATCCAGCAGCAATAGGTCCTGGACGTTCTCAGACTTGTCGCCCATGAGAATTGCAGCCTGGACTGCAGCACCATAGGCCACTGCCTCGTCAGGGTTGATGCCCTTGTTCAGCTCCCTTCCATTGAAGAAATCCTGCAGCTGCTTCTGGATTTTAGGGATTCTGGTGGAACCTCCCACCAAGACAATGTCATGAATTTGTGACTTGTCCAGCTTGGCATCTCTCAGGGCCTTCTCCACAGGCTCAAGGGTTCCCCTGAAGAGGTCGGAGTTCATCTCCTCAAAGCGAGCTCTGGTGATGGAGGTGTAGAAATCAATGCCTTCATAGAGAGAGTCAATCTCAATGCCGGCTTGGGAGCTGGAGGAAAGTGTCTTTTTGGCCATCTCACATGCTCTGCACAGCCTCCTCAGTGCCCTCTTGTTCTGGCTGATGTCCTTCTTAAACTTCCTCTTGAACTCCTCCATAAAGTGATTCACCATGCGATTATCAAAGTCTTCCCCACCCAGGTGAGTGTCCCCAGCTGTGGCTTTCACCTCAAAGAAGCCATCTTCAATGGTTAGGATAGAAACATTTAAGTACACACCACCCAGGTCAAAGATGAGGACATTACGTCCACCACTTTTGCTTTTGACATTACGTTCACGTCCTATGTCTTTTTCCAGCCCATAAGCAATGGCTGCTGCTGTGGGCTCGTTGATGATCCTAAGCACATTCAGTCCGGCAATCATTCCAGCTTCCTTGGTTGCCTGACGCTGTAAGTAGCTGAAGTAGGCAGGTACAGTGATGACGGCATTGGTTACTTTTTGTCCAAGGTAGGCTTCAGCAATCTCCTTCATCTTGACCAGGACCATGGAGGAGATCTCTTCTGGGTAAAatgttctgttcttttttttgtacTCCACTTGAACTTTGGGCTTTCCTCCATCACTGATAACTTGGAAGGGCCAGTGCTTCATGTCAGACTGCACAACGGGCTCATCAAACTTTCGTCCGATCAGACACTTGGCATTAAAGACTGTGTTGTTGGGGTTCATGGCCACCTGATTTTTTGCAGCATCACCAATCAGtcgttctgtgtctgtgaaggCCACATAACTCGGGGTGGTTCTGTTGCCCTGGTCGTTGGCAATTATCTCCACTTTTCCATGCTGGAACACCCCCACACAGGAATAGGTGGTACCCAGGTCGATACCAATGGAAACACCTTTTGCTGATGACATCTTgaattctgcacacacacacaatatacatttTTGTATTAGTTTAGGACATAATCAAGATAGATCTTTAAAAATATGCATTGGTATGGCATATTAATGCATCAGTTTATTAATCTACAtaaaatttaagactttttatgTAGGCTAACCTTCTGATAGAAACACTACTGACATGAGTATTAAATGTTCTCGTCTACATGGCATAACTTTTTGATTAAAAACTCAAAAACCTATACGCGCCATTGTTGCTGACATGTCGAAAAGAAGAAAGCAACTCCATGTGAAACAATGTAAGGTTTTGAGTTGAGTAATTTTAAGT from Alosa sapidissima isolate fAloSap1 chromosome 9, fAloSap1.pri, whole genome shotgun sequence includes these protein-coding regions:
- the LOC121718442 gene encoding heat shock 70 kDa protein-like, coding for MSSAKGVSIGIDLGTTYSCVGVFQHGKVEIIANDQGNRTTPSYVAFTDTERLIGDAAKNQVAMNPNNTVFNAKCLIGRKFDEPVVQSDMKHWPFQVISDGGKPKVQVEYKKKNRTFYPEEISSMVLVKMKEIAEAYLGQKVTNAVITVPAYFSYLQRQATKEAGMIAGLNVLRIINEPTAAAIAYGLEKDIGRERNVKSKSGGRNVLIFDLGGVYLNVSILTIEDGFFEVKATAGDTHLGGEDFDNRMVNHFMEEFKRKFKKDISQNKRALRRLCRACEMAKKTLSSSSQAGIEIDSLYEGIDFYTSITRARFEEMNSDLFRGTLEPVEKALRDAKLDKSQIHDIVLVGGSTRIPKIQKQLQDFFNGRELNKGINPDEAVAYGAAVQAAILMGDKSENVQDLLLLDVAPLSLGIETAGGVMTALIKRNTTIPNIYTKTITPCSDSIQVYEGEGAMTKDNNLLRKIELTGISLAPRRVPQIEVTFEMYANGILNVSAVAKSTGKKKKKISAAAEIIWFSKEEIEKMIQDAKKYKTEDDMLRKTIAAKISLESYVFHMKGVIKAVDERCSQTFTWMENHELADKQEYENKQKELEKDCKFIISKLHQGGM